The following proteins are encoded in a genomic region of Mycobacterium kiyosense:
- a CDS encoding hypothetical protein (frameshifted, insertion at around 4947453), with the protein MRAKHTAFYIFTSGTTGYPKASVMTHYRWLKALGAFGGLGLRLKATDTLYSCLPLYHNNALTVAVSSVINSGATLALGKSFSASRFWDEVIASEATAFIYIGELCRYLLNQPTKPTDRAHDVRVVAGNGLRPEIWDEFTDRFGIPRVCEFYAASEGTTAFINVFNVPRSTGISPMPLAYVEYDPDTGEPVRDHAGRVRRVPAGQPGLLLSPVNRLQPFDGYTDKSASEKKLVRNAFKEGDTWFNTGDVMNPQGLFHAAFVDRLGDTFRWKGENVATTQVEGAVSSDPQVEECTVFGVEVPDTGGRAGMAAIKLREGAELDGAALARAVYDQLPSYALPLFVRVVESLEHTTTFKSRKVELRKQGYGSDVEDPLYVLAGREEGYVPFYDEYPAEVAAGKRPQG; encoded by the coding sequence GTGCGGGCGAAGCACACCGCCTTCTATATCTTCACCTCGGGCACCACCGGCTACCCGAAGGCCAGCGTGATGACGCACTACCGGTGGCTCAAGGCGCTGGGTGCGTTCGGCGGGTTGGGGTTGCGGCTGAAGGCCACCGACACGCTGTACAGCTGCCTGCCGCTCTACCACAACAACGCGCTGACGGTCGCGGTGTCCTCGGTGATCAACAGCGGGGCGACGCTGGCGCTGGGCAAGTCGTTCTCGGCGTCGCGGTTCTGGGACGAGGTGATCGCCAGCGAGGCCACCGCGTTCATCTACATCGGCGAACTCTGCCGGTATCTGCTCAACCAGCCGACCAAGCCGACCGACCGAGCCCACGACGTGCGCGTGGTGGCCGGCAACGGGCTGCGTCCGGAGATCTGGGACGAATTCACCGACCGGTTCGGCATCCCGCGGGTGTGCGAGTTCTACGCCGCCAGCGAAGGCACCACTGCGTTCATCAACGTGTTCAATGTGCCACGCAGCACCGGGATTTCGCCGATGCCGCTGGCTTACGTCGAGTACGACCCCGATACCGGCGAACCGGTGCGTGACCACGCTGGCCGGGTGCGACGGGTGCCGGCCGGCCAGCCGGGCCTGCTGCTCAGCCCGGTGAACCGGTTGCAGCCGTTCGACGGCTACACCGACAAGTCGGCCAGCGAGAAGAAGCTGGTGCGCAACGCCTTCAAGGAGGGCGACACCTGGTTCAACACCGGTGACGTGATGAACCCGCAGGGGCTGTTCCACGCCGCGTTCGTCGACCGGTTGGGCGACACGTTCCGGTGGAAGGGCGAGAACGTGGCCACCACCCAGGTGGAGGGTGCGGTTTCTTCCGATCCGCAGGTCGAGGAATGCACGGTGTTCGGGGTGGAGGTGCCCGACACCGGCGGACGCGCCGGGATGGCGGCGATCAAGTTGCGGGAGGGGGCGGAGTTAGACGGTGCCGCCCTGGCCCGCGCGGTCTACGACCAGCTGCCGTCGTATGCGCTGCCGCTGTTTGTGCGGGTGGTGGAATCGCTGGAGCACACCACGACGTTCAAGAGCCGCAAGGTCGAATTGCGTAAGCAGGGCTACGGCTCTGACGTCGAGGACCCGCTCTACGTGCTGGCCGGGCGCGAAGAGGGTTATGTGCCGTTCTACGACGAATACCCTGCCGAGGTCGCGGCAGGGAAGCGCCCGCAGGGCTGA
- the log gene encoding cytokinin riboside 5'-monophosphate phosphoribohydrolase: protein MPPTDQRAVAVYCAATPTHPELLELAATLGTAIAERGWTLVWGGGNVSAMGAVAEAARAAGGWTVGVIPTMLLDRELADRQADELIVTDTLRERKQVMEHRADAFIALPGGVGTLDELLSAWTEGYLGVHDKPIVILDPWGHYEPVRAWIYGLLDSGYISRAAVDRLTVVDKVSEALQACTPDR from the coding sequence ATGCCCCCCACCGACCAGCGGGCGGTGGCCGTCTACTGCGCCGCCACGCCGACCCATCCCGAACTGCTCGAACTCGCCGCAACACTGGGAACGGCGATCGCCGAGCGCGGCTGGACCCTGGTCTGGGGCGGCGGCAACGTCTCGGCGATGGGCGCTGTCGCCGAGGCGGCGCGCGCGGCCGGCGGCTGGACCGTCGGGGTGATTCCGACCATGCTGCTGGACCGCGAACTCGCCGACCGCCAAGCCGACGAGCTGATTGTCACCGACACCCTGCGCGAGCGGAAGCAGGTCATGGAGCACCGCGCCGACGCCTTCATCGCGTTACCGGGCGGCGTCGGCACCCTGGACGAGTTGTTGAGCGCATGGACCGAGGGATATCTCGGCGTGCACGACAAACCTATTGTGATACTGGATCCCTGGGGGCACTACGAACCCGTGCGGGCCTGGATATACGGGCTGCTCGACAGCGGGTATATCTCGCGGGCCGCGGTCGACCGGCTCACGGTGGTCGATAAGGTCAGCGAGGCGCTACAAGCCTGCACGCCAGACAGATAA
- a CDS encoding ATPase AAA: MRWNVPRHTAALERLDVALNQSGGAVVLGPDGVGKSTLARLAAERYVGEHPGTLTRWVVGTPTERVVPFGAFGHLIEVAELGKPAALLRAARMSLTRAAQQGDLLLVVDEAHDLDILSATLVYQMARTGAARMLVTARADAAPQAIAALWADGLLDRIEIEPPAGATTAAEVDAFLAELPAPARAVLDYLALVEPLTLADLTALAGDGAVDQAEEFGAAETRVRNDDEPVVYTAHPLFAERARAQLGADARRKRTELVELLSRHPSEHPSDRLRLASLALDSDALQPADEVAAAAQQALRLGDLPLAQRLARAAVDRSGALEPRLVLGQALGWQGRGREAGQVFAAVDPAGLSEAELIAWAVPRAANQFWMLGEPEKAAAFLQTTRARVKDPAAQTVLDGLTATFAMNSGNLARAIALSTEVLSAPAAGDTAVAWAGSAAALSSARMGRLGDVERLAEKASAAEHPGLLRFTVGLGQITSLVMAGQVEQAQTLAQEFTDFAELQQPGRAIGEVLLAYVLNVRGEFATAAALLEPAAAELERTGYSWGPLSLMLLTTAIARQGDIPGSAKALRRAENRHGTKSALFAPELGMARAWTRLTARDAAGAVAAARDAARMAERAGQSAVAVLAWHDAVRLGEVRAVEPLSRLAAEIHCLAADIALRHARALAARDAAGLASVAEELAALGMGAAAADAADQERRYPA, from the coding sequence ATGCGCTGGAACGTCCCTCGACACACGGCGGCGCTGGAGCGGTTGGATGTCGCGCTGAATCAGTCGGGCGGGGCGGTGGTGCTCGGGCCCGACGGGGTCGGCAAGTCGACCCTGGCCCGGTTGGCGGCCGAACGTTACGTCGGTGAGCACCCGGGCACGCTGACCCGGTGGGTGGTCGGGACTCCGACCGAGCGGGTGGTGCCATTCGGCGCGTTCGGGCACCTGATCGAGGTCGCCGAGCTCGGCAAGCCGGCCGCGCTGTTGCGGGCGGCGCGGATGTCGTTGACCCGGGCCGCCCAGCAGGGTGACCTGCTGCTCGTCGTCGACGAGGCGCACGACCTGGACATCCTGTCGGCCACGCTGGTCTATCAGATGGCCCGTACCGGGGCGGCCCGGATGCTTGTCACCGCGCGGGCCGACGCGGCCCCCCAGGCGATCGCGGCGTTGTGGGCCGACGGCCTGCTGGATCGGATCGAGATCGAGCCGCCTGCTGGTGCGACGACGGCGGCCGAAGTCGACGCGTTCCTGGCCGAGTTGCCAGCGCCGGCCCGGGCGGTACTGGACTATCTGGCGCTGGTCGAGCCGCTGACGCTGGCCGACCTCACCGCGCTGGCCGGGGACGGCGCGGTCGATCAGGCCGAGGAGTTCGGCGCGGCCGAAACCCGGGTGCGCAACGACGACGAGCCGGTGGTCTACACCGCGCACCCGCTGTTCGCCGAACGCGCGCGGGCGCAGTTAGGTGCGGACGCTCGGCGCAAGCGCACCGAGTTGGTCGAGTTGCTTTCCCGGCATCCCAGCGAGCATCCCAGTGATCGGCTGCGACTGGCGTCGCTGGCGCTGGACAGCGACGCGTTGCAACCGGCCGACGAGGTCGCTGCGGCCGCGCAGCAGGCGCTGCGGCTGGGTGACTTGCCGCTTGCGCAGCGGTTGGCCCGGGCGGCGGTGGACCGTTCGGGCGCTTTGGAGCCGCGTCTGGTGCTGGGTCAAGCGCTCGGCTGGCAGGGACGTGGACGCGAGGCCGGGCAGGTGTTCGCGGCGGTTGATCCCGCTGGTTTGTCGGAGGCGGAGCTGATCGCCTGGGCGGTGCCGCGGGCCGCCAACCAGTTCTGGATGCTGGGTGAGCCGGAGAAGGCGGCGGCGTTCTTGCAGACGACTCGCGCCCGGGTGAAAGATCCAGCGGCGCAGACCGTGTTGGACGGGCTGACCGCAACGTTCGCGATGAATTCCGGCAATCTGGCGCGGGCGATCGCGCTGTCCACCGAGGTGTTGTCGGCTCCGGCGGCCGGCGATACCGCGGTGGCATGGGCGGGCAGTGCGGCCGCGTTGTCGTCGGCCCGGATGGGACGGCTCGGCGACGTCGAACGCCTAGCCGAAAAGGCGTCGGCCGCAGAGCATCCCGGCCTGCTGCGGTTCACCGTCGGGCTGGGTCAGATCACGTCGCTGGTGATGGCGGGCCAAGTCGAGCAGGCTCAGACGCTGGCCCAGGAGTTCACCGACTTCGCCGAGTTGCAACAACCCGGCCGCGCCATCGGCGAGGTGCTGCTGGCTTACGTGTTGAATGTGCGGGGCGAATTCGCCACTGCTGCTGCACTATTGGAGCCAGCTGCCGCCGAGCTGGAGCGCACCGGCTACTCGTGGGGTCCGCTGTCGTTGATGTTGTTGACGACAGCCATCGCCCGGCAGGGCGACATTCCCGGATCGGCAAAAGCGTTGCGCCGCGCGGAGAATCGGCACGGGACCAAGTCGGCGTTGTTCGCCCCGGAGCTGGGGATGGCGCGGGCCTGGACCAGGCTGACGGCGCGGGATGCTGCGGGCGCGGTGGCCGCGGCACGGGATGCGGCGCGGATGGCCGAGCGCGCCGGGCAGTCCGCGGTGGCGGTGCTCGCCTGGCACGACGCCGTGCGGCTGGGTGAGGTGCGGGCGGTGGAGCCACTCAGTCGGCTTGCAGCCGAGATTCATTGCCTGGCGGCCGATATCGCTCTGCGTCACGCTCGAGCGCTGGCCGCCCGGGACGCGGCCGGGTTGGCATCGGTGGCCGAGGAGCTGGCCGCGCTCGGGATGGGTGCGGCGGCCGCCGACGCGGCCGATCAGGAGCGGCGCTACCCGGCTTGA